From one Dioscorea cayenensis subsp. rotundata cultivar TDr96_F1 unplaced genomic scaffold, TDr96_F1_v2_PseudoChromosome.rev07_lg8_w22 25.fasta BLBR01000822.1, whole genome shotgun sequence genomic stretch:
- the LOC120255077 gene encoding proline-rich receptor-like protein kinase PERK1 produces the protein MVVCKGSTVRTVTVGMILLTLSITYMWNQWASTRTPPARKVKTDGGQALKEKKNDPSPSQKDKDKTNGGQAQDSQWNAPPHSDHGLQTGSSSSGPDNSLTCPPPGIAFTYEKLKKATNYFSGDNFLGEGGFGPVHKGVLTIDKKGVLPFHEDRVLPYDIEIAVKQLKSDSRQGNAEFEAEVKIISRVHHKHLVLLIGHCISEEQRLLAYEFVPNNTLEFHLHGKDQPTMDWYTRLKIDLGSAKGLAYLHEDCDPTIIHRDIKAANILLDSKFEAKVADFGLAKFAQDDKTHVSTNNVKGTFGYLAPEYAKDGRLTKKADVYSFGVILLELITGRRPIGRHPSDDSLRVALVDWAKPSLKHPLRGKYEPLIDPRLGKNYDPNEMKRMVVCAAACVGLSAEDRPLMSRVAKHPPRGKKPPISVRVSIRGNMFCFSGLGRHSEAKC, from the exons TCAAAACGGATGGTGGACAGGCtttgaaagagaagaagaatgaTCCATCTCCATCTCAAAAAGATAAAG ATAAAACGAATGGTGGTCAGGCTCAGGATAGTCAGTGGAATGCTCCACCACATTCTGATCATGGTCTCCAAACGGGATCCAGCTCTTCAGGTCCTGATAATTCTTTAACTTGCCCACCTCCTGGCATTGCCTTTActtatgaaaaactaaaaaaggcAACAAATTATTTCTCTGGTGATAATTTTCTTGGAGAGGGTGGTTTTGGCCCTGTGCATAAGGGAGTGCTTACAATTGATAAAAAGGGAGTGCTTCCATTCCATGAAGACCGAGTGCTTCCATATGATATAGAGATTGCAGTCAAGCAATTGAAATCTGATAGTCGGCAGGGGAACGCTGAGTTTGAGGCAGAGGTTAAGATTATTAGTCGTGTGCATCACAAACATTTGGTCTTATTAATAGGACATTGCATTTCTGAAGAGCAGAGACTGCTTGCCTATGAGTTTGTTCCTAACAACACATTGGAGTTCCATTTGCACG GGAAAGATCAACCAACTATGGATTGGtatacaagattaaaaattgatttagGATCTGCGAAAGGATTGGCCTATTTGCACGAGGATT GCGATCCTACGATTATTCACCGTGACATTAAGGCGGCCAATATTCTTCTTGATTCCAAATTTGAAGCGAAG GTTGCAGATTTTGGACTAGCGAAATTTGCACAGGATGACAAGACTCATGTTTCAACCAACAATGTCAAGGGAACTTTTGG GTATTTGGCACCTGAATATGCTAAGGATGGTAGGCTAACAAAGAAAGCAGATGTCTACTCCTTCGGGGTCATACTTCTGGAGTTGATCACAGGAAGGCGGCCTATTGGCAGGCACCCTTCGGATGATAGCTTACGAGTAGCCTTGGTTGATTGG GCAAAGCCCTCGCTCAAACACCCTTTACGAGGTAAGTATGAGCCTCTCATCGATCCAAGGTTGGGGAAAAACTATGATCCTAATGAGATGAAACGGATGGTGGTTTGTGCTGCCGCTTGTGTAGGTCTTTCTGCAGAGGATCGACCTCTAATGAGTCGG gtggcgaagcaccCTCCAAGGGGAAAGAAACCACCAATCAGTGTGCGCGTCTCCATACGAGGCAACATGttct gttttagtggtttgggtcgtcatagcgaggcgaagtgTTAG